A region from the Sphaerodactylus townsendi isolate TG3544 linkage group LG01, MPM_Stown_v2.3, whole genome shotgun sequence genome encodes:
- the PUS10 gene encoding tRNA pseudouridine synthase Pus10 translates to MIELSEKDKPIIQMLLNFGACPRCILRFCRVDLHSSYRRPEKELLCELHTFLQNNTSESESFCETAQPPCKRIRFESIKEEAEEQTPNGSHQLTNAEMDGNATDEDLRPSVCTVCLGILQELCEMNFVKAVCQKISSSEYQFSSFVFSVSFPPQLSVREHASWLLVKEEMGKQDHLLEKDDLIQLKEAYKWITHPLFLEELGVPADGKSLFEVSVVFAHPETDEDCHFLATACPSCFKPAKNKQSVFTRMAVVKALDLIDDNDFHKNFQCPPSSPKTPCSAVDIQCTNSAVFVAGRYNKYSRTLPQTPWIIDGERKMESSVEELISEHLMATFKADSFNFSSSGREDVDVRTLGNGRPFAIELVNPRRVHLTAEEMKALQQTINNASDKVQVRDLQIVTREAIGHMKEGEEDKTKSYSALIWTEKEIKNEDIAVLDSMKELKLDQKTPLRVLHRRPLAVRVRVIHTIRSEYIDEHHFRLYLKTQAGTYIKEFVHGDFGRTKPNIGSLLGTTADILELDVESVDVDWPPALDN, encoded by the exons ATGATTGAATTGTCCGAAAAAGACAAACCTATTATTCAGATGCTACTGAATTTTGGAGCATGCCCAAGGTGCATTTTAAGATTCTGCCGTGTGGATCTACATTCTTCATACAGACGTCCTGAGAAG GAGTTGCTTTGTGAACTACACACATTCCTGCAGAACAATACTAGTGAGAGTGAATCATTTTGTGAAACAGCGCAGCCACCATGTAAAAGAATCAGATTTGAGAGCATCAAAGAAGAAGCGGAAGAACAGACCCCAAATGGAAGCCATCAGTTGACCAATGCAGAGATGGATGGAAATGCTACTGATGAGGATTTAAGGCCTTCTGTTTGCACGGTGTGCTTGGGAATTCTGCAGGAGCTCTGTGAAATGAATTTTGTCAAAGCA GTCTGCCAGAAGATCAGTTCTTCTGAATATCAGTTTTCCAGCTTTGTGTTCTCAGTGTCTTTCCCTCCTCAGCTTTCCGTCCGGGAG caTGCCTCATGGCTGCTGGTAAAAGAAGAAATGGG gAAACAGGATCATTTATTAGAAAAAGATGACCTTATTCAGCTGAAGGAAGCATACAAATGGATTACTCACCCCCTGTTCTTGGAGGAGCTGGGGGTTCCTGCTGATGGAAAG AGCCTGTTTGAAGTGAGTGTGGTCTTTGCTCATCCAGAAACAGATGAGGATTGCCATTTCCT TGCCACAGCATGTCCAAGTTGCTTCAaaccagcaaaaaacaaacag tctgtctTCACCAGAATGGCCGTTGTTAAGGCTTTGGATCTGATAGATGACAATGATTTCCATAA GAACTTTCAATGTCCTCCAAGTTCACCCAAGACTCCTTGCTCAGCTGTTGACATTCAGTGTACAAATAGTGCTGTTTTTGtggctg GAAGATATAACAAATACTCAAGAACGTTACCTCAAACACCCTGGATTATAGACGGTGAGAGGAAGATGGAGTCTTCTGTGGAGGAGCTGATTTCAGAGCATCTCATGGCCACTTTCAAAGCAGACA GTTTTAATTTTTCATCCTCTGGAAGAGAAGACGTGGATGTGAGAACGTTGGGCAATG GAAGGCCCTTCGCAATTGAGTTGGTGAATCCTCGGAGAGTGCATTTGACTGCAGAGGAAATGAAGGCACTTCAGCAG ACAATCAATAACGCATCAGACAAAGTCCAAGTTCGTGATTTACAAATTGTTACCAG AGAGGCAATTGGGCAtatgaaggaaggagaggaagacaAGACCAAAAGCTACAGTGCCTTAATATGGACAGAAAAGGAGATAAAGAATGAAGATATTGCAGTTCTGGACAGCATGAAG GAATTAAAACTTGATCAAAAAACTCCTCTTCGGGTACTTCACCGGCGACCTCTAGCTGTCCGGGTTCGTGTCATCCACACCATACGTTCAGAGTACATTGATGAGCATCATTTCCGGCTATATCTAAAGACACAGGCAGGGAC TTATATCAAAGAGTTTGTGCACGGAGACTTTGGAAGGACTAAGCCCAATATCGGCTCTTTGTTAGGGACGACTGCTGACATCTTGGAGCTGGATGTAGAA TCGGTGGATGTCGATTGGCCTCCTGCGTTGGACAACTAA